CAAAATCTTAGCATCAATAATAGGCGCTGAAGTAATAGAAGCAAAAAGGGAGAAAAACTTCTCAATTTCGTGTAACAACATTCTCAGTGCGATGAAACCATCGGTGAAAATCCTAATATTTCCCTCACCAGATAATCCTACCGGCGTTACAGTGGATAGAAAGTGCATTGAGAACATTCTCAGAAACATACCAGAATCCACAATTTTCATTCTAGATGAGGCTTACTTCCAGTTTGTCCCCAAAAGCAAATACTGGGAAAGCATAGAGCTTATAGACAAATTCCCCAACTTTATCGTTACCAGAACTTTCTCAAAACTTTACGCTCTTGCTGGACTAAGGCTTGGATATGGTATATGTTCAGAAGAGATTGCAAAACTGTACGAGAAGATGAGAATGCCGTTTAACATCTCTTCACTTGCCTCAGAGTGTGCAATAGAAGCTCTAGCAGACAAAAACTATTATTCCAAGATCTTAAGGAAAATACTTAGAGATAAGAGAATACTAAAACATGAATTCAAAAAACTAGGCCTTAACGTATTGGAGAAATCCTATGGAAACTTCCTGTTTATACAAGGTCCAAAGGATCTTGACAAAAAACTTCTAGAATCAGGAATAGTGATAAGAAATCTAGAATCTTTCGGATATGACAAAACATACTATAGAATAACCATAGGAACTAGGAAGGAGAATAAAATTCTACTAGAGTGCTTGAGAAAAATTCTAGGAGGAACGAATGATAACTAGTCTTGCCACCTCATTTTTCGTTATCCTTCTAGCAGAAATTGCAGACAAAACGATGTTCCTTACCATTGGATTAAGCACAAAGCTGAAAAAACTACAACTGATATTGGGTATTTTCTTAGCAACGGTAGTAGTAATGCTTATACCAGTGCTTCTAGGAGAGTGGCTAAACAGGATTCTACCCAAAGCAACACTAATTCTTGCAAGTGGACTACTATTTATAATCATAGGAATATTCTGGTTTCTTGAAAGAGAAGAAAGCAAAGAAGGAGAAAAAACCTTCAACCTTCCAGATTTTTTAAAGGCATTCTTGGTATTCTTCTTAGCTGAGATGGGAGATAAGACTCAGTTATCCACTTTCTCGCTAGCAATAAGGTTTGATGATTTACTACCTGTGTGGATTGGAGCATCACTTGGTTTGTTCCTGCCTAACCTAATAATAGCATTCCTGTGTTGCACATTCCTTGCGAAGTTGAACACTAAAGTTCTAAGATTTGTGGCCGGAGGAATATTTCTAGCAATAGGTATAATAGTAATACTGGAATACTGGGGAATTATTTGAGAATTGAATACAAGGAAGTATAAAATATTTGTAACCACTCTGATGAAATCTGATGGCGACGTAGCTCAGCGGTCAGAGCAGGGGTTTCATAA
This window of the Brevinematia bacterium genome carries:
- the hisC gene encoding histidinol-phosphate transaminase encodes the protein MFANNLLRVPEYVSGTREDSFPIRLSSNENNYGPSPRVIRKIKQLSKLSHKYPESSYTLLKRAIAKENNIPASKVILGNGSDEIFLNLFLMYLTPNSSLLTIEKTFTYYKILASIIGAEVIEAKREKNFSISCNNILSAMKPSVKILIFPSPDNPTGVTVDRKCIENILRNIPESTIFILDEAYFQFVPKSKYWESIELIDKFPNFIVTRTFSKLYALAGLRLGYGICSEEIAKLYEKMRMPFNISSLASECAIEALADKNYYSKILRKILRDKRILKHEFKKLGLNVLEKSYGNFLFIQGPKDLDKKLLESGIVIRNLESFGYDKTYYRITIGTRKENKILLECLRKILGGTNDN
- a CDS encoding TMEM165/GDT1 family protein, whose product is MITSLATSFFVILLAEIADKTMFLTIGLSTKLKKLQLILGIFLATVVVMLIPVLLGEWLNRILPKATLILASGLLFIIIGIFWFLEREESKEGEKTFNLPDFLKAFLVFFLAEMGDKTQLSTFSLAIRFDDLLPVWIGASLGLFLPNLIIAFLCCTFLAKLNTKVLRFVAGGIFLAIGIIVILEYWGII